TGATCTTTATTTTGGCGGGGCTGGCCTTTAAGCTATCGGTCGTTCCATTTCATATGTGGGCACCGGATGTTTATCAAGGGAGCTCGACATCGGTTACCGCTTTTTTGGCAACCGTACCCAAGCTTGCTGCATTTTTTGTATTGGCACGACTGTTGCTTGGGCCCTTTTCTGGATTTGGGGAATTATGGGGGGGGGTCATTGCTGCCATGGCTATGCTGTCTATGGCTTTGGGGTCCATCGCTGCGTTAACACAGCAGAACATTAAGCGTTTAGTCGCTTATAGCTCGATTGGGCATATGGGCTTTGCCTTGATTGGTCTTTCTGTTGCCGACAATCGTGGTCTTGTGTCATCTTTTGTTTATCTTTTTTTGTACATACTGGCAACGCTTGGTTTTTTTGGGGGCATTCTGTATTTGGAAAAACTAGGGAAAGAGGTCGACTGTCTTTCTGATCTTAATGGCGTTGGAAGAAAGCATCCGATTATTGCCTGTTTTTTGGGCTTTATGCTTCTGTCTATGGCGGGCCTTCCTCCGTTGCCAGGGTTTGTTCCAAAGTTACTGATTTTGCTGTCAGCCATAGACAACTATTGCTATTCTATGGTATTCGTTGGTGTTATTTATTCAGTTATTTCTGCTGCTTATTATTTGTTAATTTTAAAGGCGCTATTTATTGATAAGCCACCGCATTCTGCCCCCCAGTCAAACGAATTAAAACGCGCAAGCCTCCAAAGTGTCCTTGTTCTTATAGCTATTTTTGTTTTGCTTCTTGGTTTTTTGATCTTTCCTAGTTACCTGCTGAATCATTTTTCTCAGATCATTATCTTTTTGATGTTTCTCTAGGGGAAAATATTGGACGCACATGGAAAAATCCCCCCCGATAGACAAGGGGGGTGAGCCGGACTACTACAGATCAAAACGCAAAATGATAGAGTTTTTTTAATGAAGGGTATCCATTAATCCAATCGCCCAAGGCGCTGAAGTTTCGTGCGCGATTTAACATCTCCGACAGGGCATTATGATCGGTTCCATTTAACAGCCAATGCAAAGTTAAAGCATATCGTCCTGTGTTCGGATTTTGAACTAATGACCAAAATGCTACATTTGTTTCCGCATTCGGCAACAGTCCATTAATCGAATAATTATCGGGGGAGGAGACCATGACCTCGGCATCATCGAGGTGGACAGAAACTTGTCCTGTTGCTCCCCAGTCCTGGTTTAATGTCTCCCCCAAGGGGGCCGCTATACCTTTTGACCACACTTGTCCATCCCAAGGCTGACCATCCGGAGAAACCCAATAGTGATACCGCATCAAATCAAGCCCTCCTGCCCCTGCTTCTGCGTCAAGACTCCCTGTATCTCTTATTTGAGGCACCCAATAGACATCTATTGAATCATCGGGGACATCTGGATTAGTCGACAGAAGTGGCCTGACTGTTTTTGTATCTAGTTTTAGGGCTCTATAATAATCAGACACGGCCAAGGGATGATATGTATGAACCACGGGAGCCACAGGAAAGGTACCTCTATACATTGGATTTTTAGGTACATTTAGCGGAGACAGATTAG
The Alphaproteobacteria bacterium DNA segment above includes these coding regions:
- a CDS encoding NADH-quinone oxidoreductase subunit N — protein: MLAPPVALIPTIGTVLPAVFLGGSSLVLLFVGLFLSPKNSARFSFGWAQLSCIIAIFCLLLLPTGKHISFSGMFINNPFTIIIKLFLFSITFFILSLNPISQSNNTVNNVEYPVLMLLSLVGMCVMISAYDLLVLFMGLELQSLCLYVLVGMKRNKKNKSSEAALKYFILGALSSGLFLYGCSLVYGFTGTASFEELNRFFKEVTVFNQDFIGSFAGLIFILAGLAFKLSVVPFHMWAPDVYQGSSTSVTAFLATVPKLAAFFVLARLLLGPFSGFGELWGGVIAAMAMLSMALGSIAALTQQNIKRLVAYSSIGHMGFALIGLSVADNRGLVSSFVYLFLYILATLGFFGGILYLEKLGKEVDCLSDLNGVGRKHPIIACFLGFMLLSMAGLPPLPGFVPKLLILLSAIDNYCYSMVFVGVIYSVISAAYYLLILKALFIDKPPHSAPQSNELKRASLQSVLVLIAIFVLLLGFLIFPSYLLNHFSQIIIFLMFL